The following are from one region of the Magallana gigas chromosome 4, xbMagGiga1.1, whole genome shotgun sequence genome:
- the LOC105325775 gene encoding uncharacterized protein isoform X1 — MVGLVIMDACPSSELDGGGIATPSRSSAIGYAFVPTFHLMTEVDGSISGGTSMSVQSSPVTHAHASPAIMSYSFVPPFQLIQEVDSKPNTSEFPTKPPTPKAPAVSLLMEKTFYRNISNNMPIKIKQISYNSDELETPRNCTMSQMHRKIPKLHQDFEHWNKDIAKQVDHWMKNKPVQSSGFLSSLTTQKVPFASNSQIVKRKRVQKKRFRIKDIDDAVTSKTSTARGSESDYSVESDTFRSRRSYNVRPSRARSLSSDKNDASVFGSIHNEIEFKKRYRRMFDLNKHLQFVNSTNGLMGKQISKKTHHLPPMTLKPEKKPQKLECSELFAITTVQQSNDPNDVSTPSTQNIFQSVETSDMTDSGLGQSQLSSREINTTSWKDTTDDEGHANFSWRNQKTFKPEVLKFGKLPKISSSNTYNNSNKDEYSSPEHLDTKSITKRLNDSLQRCASWVSESDSVNGEYAELREMKVTINIKYKPDGNKGKKPMHTKLSKSVEDMSVNLTPFDRAKHLKHMDDDEKCHALLSE, encoded by the exons ATGGTTGG GCTGGTCATCATGGACGCTTGTCCTAGCTCGGAGCTGGATGGCGGAGGAATAGCAACCCCTTCCAGGTCTTCCGCCATCGGATACGCTTTCGTTCCTACCTTCCATCTGATGACGGAAGTGGATGGCTCCATTTCTGGTGGGACTTCTATGAGTGTTCAATCTTCTCCCGTTACGCATGCGCACGCATCGCCGGCCATCATGAGTTACTCGTTTGTGCCACCATTTCAACTTATACAGGAAGTAGATTCTAAACCGAACACGTCCGAGTTTCCCACGAAACCCCCGACCCCAAAAGCCCCGGCTGTCAGCTTGCTGATGGAGAAAACGTTCTACAGAAATATATCTAACAATATGCCAATTAAAATCAA GCAAATATCTTACAACTCTGATGAATTGGAGACGCCAAGAAACTGTACAATGTCACAAATGCATCGCAAGATTCCTAAATTGCATCAGGATTTCGAACACTGGAATAAAGATATTGCGAAACAAGTGGACCATTGGATGaaaaacaagccagttcaaagTAGTGGGTTTCTTAGTTCCCTAACGACTCAAAAAGTCCCCTTTGCTAGTAATTCGCAAATTGTGAAGAGGAAGAGAGTGCAGAAGAAAAGGTTCAGAATTAAAGACATTGATGACGCCGTGACGTCAAAGACGTCAACAGCACGAGGTTCTGAGTCAGATTATTCCGTGGAGAGTGACACGTTTCGTAGCAGACGATCATACAATGTGCGTCCATCTAGAGCGAGGTCATTGTCGTCTGACAAAAATGACGCATCTGTCTTTGGAAGCATTCATAATGAAATCGAATTCAAAAAACGATACCGCCGAATGTTTGACCTTAACAAACACCTTCAGTTCGTGAACTCTACGAACGGACTTATGGGAAAACAAATCTCCAAAAAGACGCATCATCTTCCGCCAATGACCTTGAAACCCGAAAAGAAACCACAGAAACTAGAGTGCTCGGAGCTATTTGCAATCACAACAGTGCAACAATCAAATGATCCGAATGATGTGAGTACGCCGTCGACTCAAAATATCTTCCAGAGTGTCGAAACGTCTGACATGACGGATAGCGGATTGGGACAGTCTCAACTAAGCTCTCGAGAAATTAACACCACTTCCTGGAAAGACACTACAGACGACGAGGGACATGCTAACTTCTCCTGGCGAAATCAAAAGACTTTCAAACCAGAAGTCCTAAAATTTGGAAAGTTACCAAAGATTTCCAGCAGTAACACATACAACAATTCAAACAAAGACGAATATTCTAGTCCTGAACATTTGGATACCAAATCAATTACAAAACGATTGAATGATTCTTTACAAAGATGTGCATCGTGGGTGTCGGAATCGGATTCAGTGAATGGTGAATACGCCGAACTAAGAGAGATGAAAGTGACCATAAACATTAAGTATAAGCCAGATGGCAACAAGGGAAAGAAACCAATGCACACCAAGTTATCTAAATCGGTCGAGGATATGTCTGTGAATTTGACACCTTTTGACAGAGCTAAACATCTGAAACACATGGATGATGATGAGAAATGCCATGCATTGCTCAGTGAATAG
- the LOC105325772 gene encoding uncharacterized protein yields MCGRGNNDDNTQGVKNPKGITTTPSNSPKDHCEDYKLDSTGCNVTIKGQLLLVLDSINVTFREYFSCFCKVVQARLNNTNVTIEILAGSNQSTCDQPGAQPYVHVDQDLLEKKLTNLLELESQDGYAGMAVILTDDVSTSESSSTLSKDREPFLYFVNVGETKNKSGSCYRQYRYVENTTDINEIGHELENIGCNNTDYMLSNNCLLRSSTVSTTSSAENQGVNMPMIGLAVGGSLVVVLIIVMIWIIKKQGNPNRKPSADSSDKYSGVGGLAISRYSVDRPSFTNEIYNELREDEKRTNDVKTEDNYHHLDLRFVKEDVNSALYDHVTVGLDGNKDLTESG; encoded by the exons ATGTGTGGACGGGGGAATAACGATGACAATACTCAAG GGGTTAAAAATCCTAAAGGAATAACAACAACACCATCGAATTCTCCCAAGGATCACTGTGAGGATTACAAACTCGACTCAACAG GATGTAATGTTACAATAAAAGGACAGTTACTGCTAGTTTTGGATTCAATAAACGTGACGTTCAGAGagtatttttcgtgtttttgcAAAGTTGTTCAAGCACGTCTCAACAACACCAACGTTACAATTGAGATCTTGGCCGGTAGCAACCAATCCACATGTGATCAACCGGGTGCCCAACCGTATGTACATGTGGATCAAGACCTTCTTGAAAAGAAACTAACAAATCTATTGGAATTGGAATCTCAAGATGGATACGCAGGCATGGCTGTTATTCTAACGGATGATGTGTCGACGTCCGAAAGTTCTTCGACATTATCAAAGGATAGAGAGCcgtttttatattttgtcaaCGTTGGAGAAACTAAGAATAAAAGTGGATCGTGCTATCGTCAGTATAGATATGTAGAAAATACAACAGACATTAATGAAATCGGACATGAGCTTGAAAACATAGGATGTAACA ACACAGATTACATGTTGAGCAATAACTGTTTACTGAGGTCTTCTACTGTATCAACTACATCTTCTGCAGAAAATCAAG GAGTTAATATGCCTATGATTGGTTTGGCTGTCGGCGGCTCTCTAGTGGTTGTTCTCATCATCGTCATGATCTGGATCATTAAAAAGCAAGGGAACCCCAATAGGAAACCATCGGCGGACAGTTCGGATAAATACAGTGGG gttGGGGGACTTGCTATTTCAAGATATTCCGTGGATCGCCCTTCCTtcacaaatgaaatatacaacGAATTGCGAGAAGACGAAAAACGGACAAATGACGTTAAAACTGAGGATAATTATCACCATTTGGATTTACGGTTTGTTAAAGAAGACGTTAATTCTGCACTGTATGATCACGTGACAGTGGGTTTAGATGGCAACAAGGATTTGACAGAATCTGGTTAA
- the LOC105325775 gene encoding uncharacterized protein isoform X2 encodes MDACPSSELDGGGIATPSRSSAIGYAFVPTFHLMTEVDGSISGGTSMSVQSSPVTHAHASPAIMSYSFVPPFQLIQEVDSKPNTSEFPTKPPTPKAPAVSLLMEKTFYRNISNNMPIKIKQISYNSDELETPRNCTMSQMHRKIPKLHQDFEHWNKDIAKQVDHWMKNKPVQSSGFLSSLTTQKVPFASNSQIVKRKRVQKKRFRIKDIDDAVTSKTSTARGSESDYSVESDTFRSRRSYNVRPSRARSLSSDKNDASVFGSIHNEIEFKKRYRRMFDLNKHLQFVNSTNGLMGKQISKKTHHLPPMTLKPEKKPQKLECSELFAITTVQQSNDPNDVSTPSTQNIFQSVETSDMTDSGLGQSQLSSREINTTSWKDTTDDEGHANFSWRNQKTFKPEVLKFGKLPKISSSNTYNNSNKDEYSSPEHLDTKSITKRLNDSLQRCASWVSESDSVNGEYAELREMKVTINIKYKPDGNKGKKPMHTKLSKSVEDMSVNLTPFDRAKHLKHMDDDEKCHALLSE; translated from the exons ATGGACGCTTGTCCTAGCTCGGAGCTGGATGGCGGAGGAATAGCAACCCCTTCCAGGTCTTCCGCCATCGGATACGCTTTCGTTCCTACCTTCCATCTGATGACGGAAGTGGATGGCTCCATTTCTGGTGGGACTTCTATGAGTGTTCAATCTTCTCCCGTTACGCATGCGCACGCATCGCCGGCCATCATGAGTTACTCGTTTGTGCCACCATTTCAACTTATACAGGAAGTAGATTCTAAACCGAACACGTCCGAGTTTCCCACGAAACCCCCGACCCCAAAAGCCCCGGCTGTCAGCTTGCTGATGGAGAAAACGTTCTACAGAAATATATCTAACAATATGCCAATTAAAATCAA GCAAATATCTTACAACTCTGATGAATTGGAGACGCCAAGAAACTGTACAATGTCACAAATGCATCGCAAGATTCCTAAATTGCATCAGGATTTCGAACACTGGAATAAAGATATTGCGAAACAAGTGGACCATTGGATGaaaaacaagccagttcaaagTAGTGGGTTTCTTAGTTCCCTAACGACTCAAAAAGTCCCCTTTGCTAGTAATTCGCAAATTGTGAAGAGGAAGAGAGTGCAGAAGAAAAGGTTCAGAATTAAAGACATTGATGACGCCGTGACGTCAAAGACGTCAACAGCACGAGGTTCTGAGTCAGATTATTCCGTGGAGAGTGACACGTTTCGTAGCAGACGATCATACAATGTGCGTCCATCTAGAGCGAGGTCATTGTCGTCTGACAAAAATGACGCATCTGTCTTTGGAAGCATTCATAATGAAATCGAATTCAAAAAACGATACCGCCGAATGTTTGACCTTAACAAACACCTTCAGTTCGTGAACTCTACGAACGGACTTATGGGAAAACAAATCTCCAAAAAGACGCATCATCTTCCGCCAATGACCTTGAAACCCGAAAAGAAACCACAGAAACTAGAGTGCTCGGAGCTATTTGCAATCACAACAGTGCAACAATCAAATGATCCGAATGATGTGAGTACGCCGTCGACTCAAAATATCTTCCAGAGTGTCGAAACGTCTGACATGACGGATAGCGGATTGGGACAGTCTCAACTAAGCTCTCGAGAAATTAACACCACTTCCTGGAAAGACACTACAGACGACGAGGGACATGCTAACTTCTCCTGGCGAAATCAAAAGACTTTCAAACCAGAAGTCCTAAAATTTGGAAAGTTACCAAAGATTTCCAGCAGTAACACATACAACAATTCAAACAAAGACGAATATTCTAGTCCTGAACATTTGGATACCAAATCAATTACAAAACGATTGAATGATTCTTTACAAAGATGTGCATCGTGGGTGTCGGAATCGGATTCAGTGAATGGTGAATACGCCGAACTAAGAGAGATGAAAGTGACCATAAACATTAAGTATAAGCCAGATGGCAACAAGGGAAAGAAACCAATGCACACCAAGTTATCTAAATCGGTCGAGGATATGTCTGTGAATTTGACACCTTTTGACAGAGCTAAACATCTGAAACACATGGATGATGATGAGAAATGCCATGCATTGCTCAGTGAATAG
- the LOC105325775 gene encoding uncharacterized protein isoform X3 — protein MANIDFEDDFVWQYRIPDFDSLSLGQISYNSDELETPRNCTMSQMHRKIPKLHQDFEHWNKDIAKQVDHWMKNKPVQSSGFLSSLTTQKVPFASNSQIVKRKRVQKKRFRIKDIDDAVTSKTSTARGSESDYSVESDTFRSRRSYNVRPSRARSLSSDKNDASVFGSIHNEIEFKKRYRRMFDLNKHLQFVNSTNGLMGKQISKKTHHLPPMTLKPEKKPQKLECSELFAITTVQQSNDPNDVSTPSTQNIFQSVETSDMTDSGLGQSQLSSREINTTSWKDTTDDEGHANFSWRNQKTFKPEVLKFGKLPKISSSNTYNNSNKDEYSSPEHLDTKSITKRLNDSLQRCASWVSESDSVNGEYAELREMKVTINIKYKPDGNKGKKPMHTKLSKSVEDMSVNLTPFDRAKHLKHMDDDEKCHALLSE, from the exons ATGGCTAATATTGACTTTGAGGATGATTTTGTGTGGCAATATAGAATTCCTGATTTTGATTCACTCAGTCTTGG GCAAATATCTTACAACTCTGATGAATTGGAGACGCCAAGAAACTGTACAATGTCACAAATGCATCGCAAGATTCCTAAATTGCATCAGGATTTCGAACACTGGAATAAAGATATTGCGAAACAAGTGGACCATTGGATGaaaaacaagccagttcaaagTAGTGGGTTTCTTAGTTCCCTAACGACTCAAAAAGTCCCCTTTGCTAGTAATTCGCAAATTGTGAAGAGGAAGAGAGTGCAGAAGAAAAGGTTCAGAATTAAAGACATTGATGACGCCGTGACGTCAAAGACGTCAACAGCACGAGGTTCTGAGTCAGATTATTCCGTGGAGAGTGACACGTTTCGTAGCAGACGATCATACAATGTGCGTCCATCTAGAGCGAGGTCATTGTCGTCTGACAAAAATGACGCATCTGTCTTTGGAAGCATTCATAATGAAATCGAATTCAAAAAACGATACCGCCGAATGTTTGACCTTAACAAACACCTTCAGTTCGTGAACTCTACGAACGGACTTATGGGAAAACAAATCTCCAAAAAGACGCATCATCTTCCGCCAATGACCTTGAAACCCGAAAAGAAACCACAGAAACTAGAGTGCTCGGAGCTATTTGCAATCACAACAGTGCAACAATCAAATGATCCGAATGATGTGAGTACGCCGTCGACTCAAAATATCTTCCAGAGTGTCGAAACGTCTGACATGACGGATAGCGGATTGGGACAGTCTCAACTAAGCTCTCGAGAAATTAACACCACTTCCTGGAAAGACACTACAGACGACGAGGGACATGCTAACTTCTCCTGGCGAAATCAAAAGACTTTCAAACCAGAAGTCCTAAAATTTGGAAAGTTACCAAAGATTTCCAGCAGTAACACATACAACAATTCAAACAAAGACGAATATTCTAGTCCTGAACATTTGGATACCAAATCAATTACAAAACGATTGAATGATTCTTTACAAAGATGTGCATCGTGGGTGTCGGAATCGGATTCAGTGAATGGTGAATACGCCGAACTAAGAGAGATGAAAGTGACCATAAACATTAAGTATAAGCCAGATGGCAACAAGGGAAAGAAACCAATGCACACCAAGTTATCTAAATCGGTCGAGGATATGTCTGTGAATTTGACACCTTTTGACAGAGCTAAACATCTGAAACACATGGATGATGATGAGAAATGCCATGCATTGCTCAGTGAATAG